The DNA region TCATCGACCACACGCGCGAACAGGATGGCGTGCGCCGCGTCGTTCAGGTGGATGCCGTCGCCGATCCCGAACGCGGCCGAGATCGTGCCATCCGGCCGCCCCAGGCCCGTGAAGAAGTCGATCGCGTATTCCCCGAAGCGCGCGAACGTGGAGTCCCTCATCGCCAGCGCGTTGGCGCGCTTGTCGGCGTCGAAGTCGCGGGGCTGCGTCGTCGCGACCCAGACCGGCACGCCGGCGGCCCGGGCGCGCGCCGAGACCGTGTCGTAGTTCACGAGTTGGGTCGCCACCTCGACGCCCAGATTCGCGTCGTTCGAGGGCAGATTGATGATGATCGCGTCGGCGCCGGCAGCCAGCGCCTTGTCGATGTTTCGCGCCGTATCGGGCTGCAGCCGATCCTCGTCGCCCCCCAGCCCCACGGGGAGTATCCGGTAGGTGTTGTAGCCCCCGCGCGCCAGGTTGGTCAGCCGATGGCCCGCGCCGGCCTCCTCCAGGTGGCGCCGGTAGCGTTCCACCCACGCGTTGGCGGCGTCCGCCGGTCCGGTCCCGGCCGCGGTGGAAGAGCCTAGCACGACCACGTGGACCGGTCCGCAGGCGGCGGGGGCCGGTCGCACCGAGGCCGACTCGGCGGCCGCAAGCAGCGGTCCGACGTCGGGCGGAGGCACGTCGGGCGGCGGAGCATCGCACGCCAGCACAAACACTACGAGCAGCCCCAGGGAGCGCCGCACTCAGTACGCCTCGAGTCCGGCGCGCAGCGCCGCCACGTCGTCCGTGGTCAACCCGTCGACGCCCATGTCCAGCAGCACCCTGCCCTCCCAGGGGTCGTTCACGGTCCACGTAATCACACCGCGCGTGTGCCGGAGCGCGCGCGCCACGCGCTCGGGATCCTCGAGCAGGATCCTCCGGTCGGGGTCCAGGATGGCGTTGCCGTCCTCCGTCGCCAGCTCCAGCGCCCGATCGAACCCGGCGGGTTCTGCCACCACGTAGCCGATGCGCAGGTCGCTCAGCCGGCGGACTTCGGCCAGTGCGTCCCAATCGAGCGAGATCACGGTAGCTCCTTCGGCCCAGTCGAACTCGCGGATTTCGTCCACTACCGGGCCGATCACCCGGCGGTGCATGCCGGCCTTGAGCTCCGGGTAGATGCGACCGCAACGACCGTGCGCCAGGGCCAGCGCTTCGGCCAGCGAAGGTATGGGCTGCGCGGCGTAGGAGACATCGAACCAGGATCCCGCGTCGAGCGAGCGGAGTTCCTGCAGGGAAAGAGCGTCGGCGGGGCCGAGGCCGCTGGTAGTCCGATCCAGGGTGGCGTCGTGCAGCAGGATGGGAACGCCGTCGGCGCTGGCCTGGACGTCCCATTCGAGCGCGTCGGCTCCCTCATCGAGCGCGAGCCGCAGGGCGGCCAGCGTATTCTCCGGGGCGCGGGCGCTCAAGCCCCGGTGGGCGATGAGTTCCATGGCCCGAGGATGGGGTCGGCGCGCGGGCCGGACAAGCGCCCCCCGTCCCCGCAGGAGCGTGGTTCAACCGGCGTTCGCGCCGGCGATCCCCGTGGGGCGATGACCAACCCTGTACGCCGGTACGGCATCGAAGCTTTCGGACCCGCCGACTCGTAAGGGTGTTACCATTCTCGCACCACGACCTGGCTCGATCGATGACAGCGAACCTACAGCGGCAGCGCGCGATTCTCGCCATTTGCCTCGCCCTAGGGGCGCCGGCGGCAGCGCATGCGCAGCAATCGCCGATCTCGGATAGCGACACCGGTACCTCGGCCGCGACCGCGGCCGTGACTCCCCCCGCCGCAGACGCGGACCACGAGCGCCTCGCGCCGCTCGCGCGGGCGGTCCGCCTGGACGGCGTCATCGCGCTCGATGGCCGCCTGGACGAGGCTGTGTGGGCGCGCGCCCCCGTCGCGGACGCCTTTTTCCAGCGCGAACCGGACGAGGGTGTGCCCGCCACGCAGAGGACCGAGGTCCGCTTCGCGTACGACGACGAAACGCTGTACATCGGCGCTCGTATGTTCGACGACCAGGGCGCGGAAGGAGTGGTGTCGCGGCTGGTACGGCGCGACAACTGGCCGGACAGCGACCAACTCACGATCATCTTCGACACGTTCCTGGATCACCTGGGCCGCACGGTGCTGTCCATCAACCCGGCCGGTGTGCGAGGCGACGCCTTCGGCCCCGGTGGATCCCACGCCGATGACTCCTGGGATCCAGTCTGGAGGGCGCGCGCGAACGTGGATTCACTGGGCTGGACGGCGGAGTTCGAGATTCCGTTCGCGCAGCTGCGCTTCCCGCAGGGCCGCGATCAGCGCTGGGGGCTCCAGATAGAGCGCTTCGTGCACCGTCTGAACGAGTCGCAGATGTGGTCGTTCTGGTGGAAGAACGAGTCCGGCGGACCTTCGCGGTACGGGCACCTGGACGGCATCGAGGCGCCCGCGGTGGGCACGAACAAGCTGGAGCTGCTGCCGTACGTCACATC from Gemmatimonadota bacterium includes:
- a CDS encoding SGNH/GDSL hydrolase family protein yields the protein MRRSLGLLVVFVLACDAPPPDVPPPDVGPLLAAAESASVRPAPAACGPVHVVVLGSSTAAGTGPADAANAWVERYRRHLEEAGAGHRLTNLARGGYNTYRILPVGLGGDEDRLQPDTARNIDKALAAGADAIIINLPSNDANLGVEVATQLVNYDTVSARARAAGVPVWVATTQPRDFDADKRANALAMRDSTFARFGEYAIDFFTGLGRPDGTISAAFGIGDGIHLNDAAHAILFARVVD
- a CDS encoding glycerophosphodiester phosphodiesterase family protein, with the translated sequence MELIAHRGLSARAPENTLAALRLALDEGADALEWDVQASADGVPILLHDATLDRTTSGLGPADALSLQELRSLDAGSWFDVSYAAQPIPSLAEALALAHGRCGRIYPELKAGMHRRVIGPVVDEIREFDWAEGATVISLDWDALAEVRRLSDLRIGYVVAEPAGFDRALELATEDGNAILDPDRRILLEDPERVARALRHTRGVITWTVNDPWEGRVLLDMGVDGLTTDDVAALRAGLEAY